Proteins from one Erythrolamprus reginae isolate rEryReg1 chromosome 6, rEryReg1.hap1, whole genome shotgun sequence genomic window:
- the LOC139169104 gene encoding olfactory receptor 5V1-like, translated as MEAQNKSHGTGFVLLGLSSLLSQEIHLFLVFVANYLVTLVSNFMIIIVILLDSRLHTPMYFFLSQLSCLDVCLSSVVVPKILVNFLRQQYTISYVQCLAQAFFLIGFAGCEPALLSVMAYDRYAAICQPLHYAHLMRGKVCIQMSVAVWLWGFLDSAIYTALASRLEFCGYLQVPHMFCDVPPLLKIACSDTSVNKLVSYINGTLVGFAPVLLIILSYVYILSSILQIRSKISRRKAFSTCASHLAVVTLFVGNGFVNYNQPSAGYSLEVDTFISTMFCIVTPMLNPLIYTLRNKEVKGALRKVLHI; from the coding sequence atgGAAGCCCAGAACAAAAGCCATGGCACAGGCTTCGTCCTCCTTGGTTTGTCCAGCCTCTTGAGCCAGGAAATCCACCTTTTCTTGGTGTTTGTGGCTAACTATTTGGTCACTCTGGTGAGCAACTTCATGATCATAATCGTAATTCTCCTGGATTCCCGTCTCCACACCCCCATGTACTTCTTCCTCAGCCAGCTCTCCTGCTTGGATGTCTGCCTTTCTTCTGTGGTGGTGCCCAAGATCCTGGTGAACTTCCTACGCCAACAGTACACCATCTCCTACGTCCAATGCCTGGCACAAGCCTTCTTCCTGATTGGCTTTGCTGGTTGTGAGCCGGCACTACTGTCTGTCATGGCCTATGACCGCTATGCTGCCATCTGCCAACCTTTGCACTATGCCCACCTGATGAGGGGCAAGGTTTGCATCCAGATGTCTGTGGCCGTttggctctggggcttcctggACTCAGCTATCTACACTGCTCTGGCTTCCAGGTTAGAGTTTTGTGGATATCTCCAGGTTCCTCACATGTTTTGTGATGTCCCCCCATTGTTGAAAATTGCCTGCAGTGACACTTCAGTCAACAAATTGGTCAGTTACATCAATGGCACCTTGGTGGGCTTTGCCCCTGTTCTCCTCATCATCCTCTCCTATGTCTACATTTTGTCCTCCATTCTGCAGATCCGCTCCAAGATCAGCAGGCGCAAAGCCTTCTCCACCTGCGCTTCCCACCTTGCTGTTGTAACGCTCTTTGTTGGAAACGGTTTTGTGAACTACAACCAGCCCAGTGCTGGCTACTCGCTAGAGGTGGACACCTTCATCTCCACCATGTTTTGCATTGTCACCCCCATGCTAAACCCCTTGATCTACACCCTCCGCAACAAGGAGGTGAAGGGGGCCCTGAGGAAGGTCCTCCACATCTAG
- the LOC139168844 gene encoding C-type lectin lectoxin-Thr1-like, with product MQRFLFLNFGLLVVALSLSGAKGCCPQEWFSRGAFCYKVFEEAKTWEEAEKYCKKYKHGCHLACLDDKEELEDMAVHISQKFHVDNIWIGLSRPSQEENWKWGDGSKLSYTSWKSGKPNNKQKNKNCVELWAESGYKNWNNEECASLRPFFCQCLF from the exons atgCAGCGATTCTTGTTTCTGAACTTTGGCTTGCTGGTCGTGGCCCTCTCCCTAAGTG GAGCCAAAGGCTGCTGTCCCCAAGAATGGTTCTCCAGAGGTGCCTTTTGCTACAAGGTCTTCGAAGAAGCAAAGACCTGGGAAGAGGCAGAG AAGTACTGCAAGAAGTACAAGCACGGCTGCCACCTTGCCTGTCTTGATGACAAGGAAGAGTTGGAGGACATGGCTGTGCACATCTCCCAGAAATTCCACGTCGACAACATCTGGATTGGGTTGAGTCGCCCATCACAA GAAGAAAACTGGAAGTGGGGCGATGGCTCCAAGCTCAGCTACACCTCCTGGAAATCAGGGAAACCGAACAACAAGCAGAAGAACAAGAACTGTGTGGAGCTCTGGGCTGAGTCAG GTTACAAGAACTGGAACAATGAGGAGTGTGCATCCTTGCGTCCGTTCTTCTGCCAGTGCTTATTCTAG